Proteins co-encoded in one Neovison vison isolate M4711 chromosome 9, ASM_NN_V1, whole genome shotgun sequence genomic window:
- the UCK1 gene encoding uridine-cytidine kinase 1 isoform X1, with amino-acid sequence MASAGGGDCEGAAPEADRPHHRPFLIGVSGGTASGKSTVCEKIMELLGQNEVDHRQRKLVILSQDRFYKVLTPEQKAKALKGQYNFDHPDAFDNDLMHRTLKNIVEGKTVEVPTYDFVTHSRLAETTVVYPADVVLFEGILVFYSQEVRDMFHLRLFVDTDSDVRLSRRVLRDVQRGRDLEQILTQYTTFVKPAFEEFCLPTKKYADVIIPRGVDNMVAINLIVQHIQDILSGDLCKWQRGSNGRSYKRTFPEPGDRPGVLTAGKRSHLESSSRPH; translated from the exons ATGGCTTCGGCTGGAGGCGGCGACTGCGAGGGCGCCGCGCCGGAGGCGGACCGCCCTCATCACCGGCCCTTCCTGATCGGGGTGAGCGGCGGCACCGCGAGCGGGAAG TCCACTGTGTGTGAGAAGATCATGGAGCTGCTGGGCCAGAACGAAGTGGACCACCGGCAGCGGAAGCTGGTCATCCTGAGTCAAGACAGGTTCTACAAGGTCCTGACCCCAGAACAGAAGGCCAAGGCACTGAAGGGACAGTACAATTTCGACCACCCAG ATGCTTTTGATAACGATTTGATGCacaggactctgaaaaacatcgTGGAGGGCAAAACTGTCGAGGTCCCAACTTACGATTTTGTGACCCATTCAAG GTTAGCAGAGACCACGGTGGTCTACCCCGCAGACGTGGTCCTGTTCGAGGGCATCCTGGTGTTCTATAGTCAGGAGGTCCGGGACATGTTCCACCTGCGCCTTTTTGTGGACACAGACTCTGACGTCAGGCTGTCAAGAAGAG TTCTCCGGGACGTGCAGCGCGGGAGGGACCTGGAGCAGATCCTGACCCAGTACACCACCTTCGTCAAACCGGCCTTCGAGGAGTTCTGCCTGCCG ACCAAGAAGTACGCAGACGTGATAATCCCTCGAGGGGTCGACAACATGG TGGCCATCAACCTGATCGTGCAGCACATCCAGGACATCCTGAGCGGCGACCTCTGCAAATGGCAGCGAGGGTCCAATGGGCGGAGCTACAAGAGGACATTTCCTGAGCCGGGAGACCGTCCTGGGGTGCTGACCGCTGGCAAGCGATCGCACTTGGAGTCCAGCAGCAGACCCCACTGA
- the UCK1 gene encoding uridine-cytidine kinase 1 isoform X2 codes for MASAGGGDCEGAAPEADRPHHRPFLIGVSGGTASGKSTVCEKIMELLGQNEVDHRQRKLVILSQDRFYKVLTPEQKAKALKGQYNFDHPDAFDNDLMHRTLKNIVEGKTVEVPTYDFVTHSRLAETTVVYPADVVLFEGILVFYSQEVRDMFHLRLFVDTDSDVRLSRRVLRDVQRGRDLEQILTQYTTFVKPAFEEFCLPVPSRLLGDLLFSLFKRTPGALYHQEVRRRDNPSRGRQHGGHQPDRAAHPGHPERRPLQMAARVQWAELQEDIS; via the exons ATGGCTTCGGCTGGAGGCGGCGACTGCGAGGGCGCCGCGCCGGAGGCGGACCGCCCTCATCACCGGCCCTTCCTGATCGGGGTGAGCGGCGGCACCGCGAGCGGGAAG TCCACTGTGTGTGAGAAGATCATGGAGCTGCTGGGCCAGAACGAAGTGGACCACCGGCAGCGGAAGCTGGTCATCCTGAGTCAAGACAGGTTCTACAAGGTCCTGACCCCAGAACAGAAGGCCAAGGCACTGAAGGGACAGTACAATTTCGACCACCCAG ATGCTTTTGATAACGATTTGATGCacaggactctgaaaaacatcgTGGAGGGCAAAACTGTCGAGGTCCCAACTTACGATTTTGTGACCCATTCAAG GTTAGCAGAGACCACGGTGGTCTACCCCGCAGACGTGGTCCTGTTCGAGGGCATCCTGGTGTTCTATAGTCAGGAGGTCCGGGACATGTTCCACCTGCGCCTTTTTGTGGACACAGACTCTGACGTCAGGCTGTCAAGAAGAG TTCTCCGGGACGTGCAGCGCGGGAGGGACCTGGAGCAGATCCTGACCCAGTACACCACCTTCGTCAAACCGGCCTTCGAGGAGTTCTGCCTGCCGGTACCCTCCCGCTTGCTTGGGgacctccttttctcccttttcaaGAGGACCCCTGGCGCCCTGTACC ACCAAGAAGTACGCAGACGTGATAATCCCTCGAGGGGTCGACAACATGG TGGCCATCAACCTGATCGTGCAGCACATCCAGGACATCCTGAGCGGCGACCTCTGCAAATGGCAGCGAGGGTCCAATGGGCGGAGCTACAAGAGGACATTTCCTGA